A genome region from Prochlorococcus marinus CUG1417 includes the following:
- a CDS encoding Rieske 2Fe-2S domain-containing protein, which produces MELDLKRDKFQKSQNVFMEKSSKLFNKIETQNLKFWGHNCFSIESKSNVLIIDPWFSEKGAFFSSWYQYPKNNFFKDDVLRLLSKKNNSYIFISHEHEDHLDENFLKSIPSKTNLIIPNYFDKTLKKIIGKYTKNIIECKDNEEFYLNSEIKIVLKISDVGVNNDASILINTKEFSFFNQNDCKIFDRLSEIKQDITFYSTQFSGANAHPSTFMFSDEKKIELSIKKVNAKLNNVLKGIKTLKPSYFLPAAGPAIFPFLDSDLSLGKNNIFIHQDYLNKFLLRNGVKNTIYLKPGNFFKKKYVDPIPPPTLEEISSYKKKIFNTWDQIPNNLDRNALEKSIFDRFAKIEDIKLQNCPILIFNYSGLFNENDSTRNHKVFIDLNTKTLLENFNYSSSFMEIISSKKYFNLMTSKRWQNVSLSFKAKIVVKPDQFNNDLNLFLFSDLSNIRNNFITTKKRVKERIIVKSKEGRCFKVDKYCPHQKANLSRAELYENELICPAHGWKFDLEENGLDKQSNLSINAEEINNETN; this is translated from the coding sequence ATGGAGTTAGATTTAAAAAGGGATAAATTCCAGAAATCTCAAAATGTATTTATGGAAAAATCATCAAAATTATTTAATAAAATTGAAACCCAAAATCTTAAATTCTGGGGACATAATTGCTTTTCGATAGAATCAAAATCTAATGTTTTAATTATTGACCCTTGGTTCTCAGAAAAAGGAGCCTTTTTTAGTTCTTGGTATCAATATCCTAAAAATAATTTTTTTAAAGATGATGTTTTAAGATTATTATCGAAAAAAAATAATAGTTATATATTTATTTCTCATGAGCATGAGGATCATTTGGACGAAAATTTCTTAAAATCTATACCTTCTAAAACTAATTTAATTATTCCTAATTATTTTGACAAAACATTAAAGAAAATTATTGGGAAATATACTAAAAATATCATCGAGTGTAAAGATAATGAAGAATTCTATTTGAATTCAGAAATTAAGATTGTTTTAAAAATTTCTGATGTCGGAGTAAATAATGACGCATCTATTTTAATAAATACTAAGGAATTTTCATTTTTTAATCAAAACGATTGCAAAATTTTTGATAGGTTATCAGAGATTAAACAAGATATCACATTTTATTCAACTCAATTTTCAGGAGCAAATGCCCATCCCTCTACATTCATGTTCTCAGACGAAAAAAAAATTGAATTATCAATTAAAAAAGTTAATGCAAAATTAAATAATGTTTTAAAAGGTATAAAGACATTAAAACCTTCTTATTTTTTACCTGCTGCAGGACCTGCTATTTTTCCTTTTTTAGATTCCGATCTATCTTTGGGTAAAAATAATATTTTTATACATCAAGATTATTTAAATAAATTCCTTTTGCGAAATGGTGTGAAGAATACTATTTATTTGAAGCCTGGAAATTTTTTCAAAAAAAAATATGTTGATCCCATTCCTCCTCCAACTTTAGAAGAAATTAGTTCTTATAAAAAGAAGATTTTTAATACTTGGGATCAGATACCTAATAATTTAGATAGAAATGCACTTGAAAAATCTATTTTTGACAGATTTGCAAAAATTGAAGATATCAAACTACAAAATTGTCCCATTTTAATATTTAATTATTCAGGATTGTTTAACGAAAACGATTCAACAAGGAATCATAAAGTTTTTATAGATTTAAATACGAAGACCTTATTAGAAAATTTTAATTATTCGTCTAGTTTTATGGAAATTATATCTTCTAAAAAGTACTTTAATTTAATGACCTCCAAAAGATGGCAAAATGTTTCTCTCTCTTTTAAGGCAAAAATAGTTGTTAAGCCTGATCAATTTAATAATGACTTAAATTTATTTCTTTTTTCTGATCTTTCAAATATTAGAAATAATTTTATAACTACAAAAAAAAGAGTAAAAGAAAGGATAATAGTAAAATCCAAAGAAGGTAGATGTTTTAAAGTAGATAAATATTGTCCCCATCAAAAAGCGAATTTATCTCGTGCTGAATTGTATGAAAATGAGTTAATCTGTCCAGCTCACGGTTGGAAGTTTGATCTAGAAGAAAATGGACTTGATAAACAAAGTAATTTAAGTATTAATGCTGAAGAAATCAATAATGAAACAAATTAA
- a CDS encoding FAD-dependent oxidoreductase: MKEENNEIIVIGAGPAGLAAAVRLAELNKKTKVFEFSEKVGGMSGSMKIWGHIVDFGPHRFFSSDKVVVNFWHRYVKDNFVMVKRQTRIYFRNKFFNYPLKPFNALKNLGIRNSFFSLISYFKSKILPLEEDGSMEIWLSNRFGYKLFKTFFKTYTEKLWGKSCLELDADWAAQRIQKLTLGGALKNALKLNFNKKNNHKTLVDEFAYPNIGNQYFYDELKNFVEDFNKQEIMFNSKVSKILIDKNKVIGIELSNGNKYNCNWLISSMPITSLISGMKDVPQEVISAIKKLRFRNTLLVYLLIEGKDIFPDQWLYIHDPTVLHGRITNFRNWSPDIVNENGTTVICMEFWCFEDDDIWRMQEEDLINLASKEVSKIGLIKKEKILEGKLVKIPKCYPMYERGYKENLNIVIEFLNKIDGLIPIGRYGSFKYNNQDHSILMGIMAAESVAINKSPNLWEINTDSKYQEAGDSSDISNT, encoded by the coding sequence ATGAAAGAAGAAAATAATGAAATTATTGTTATTGGGGCAGGTCCAGCAGGACTCGCTGCTGCAGTAAGGCTGGCAGAGTTAAATAAGAAAACAAAAGTTTTTGAATTTTCTGAAAAAGTTGGAGGCATGTCTGGGAGCATGAAAATTTGGGGACATATAGTAGACTTTGGACCTCATAGATTTTTCTCTTCAGATAAGGTTGTTGTAAATTTTTGGCATCGTTATGTAAAAGATAATTTTGTTATGGTAAAAAGACAAACAAGGATATATTTCAGAAATAAGTTTTTTAATTATCCTTTAAAACCCTTTAATGCTCTTAAAAACTTAGGCATAAGAAATTCCTTCTTTTCTTTGATTAGTTATTTCAAATCTAAAATTCTACCCCTTGAGGAAGATGGGTCAATGGAAATATGGCTTTCTAATAGGTTTGGTTATAAATTATTTAAAACATTTTTCAAAACTTATACTGAGAAATTATGGGGTAAATCATGCTTGGAACTTGATGCTGACTGGGCAGCACAACGAATTCAAAAATTAACTCTAGGTGGGGCTTTAAAAAACGCTTTAAAATTAAATTTCAATAAAAAAAATAATCATAAAACTTTGGTTGATGAATTTGCATACCCGAATATTGGTAATCAATACTTTTATGACGAATTAAAGAATTTTGTAGAGGATTTTAATAAACAAGAAATAATGTTTAATTCCAAAGTATCAAAAATCTTAATTGATAAAAATAAAGTAATTGGAATTGAGTTATCTAATGGGAATAAATATAACTGTAATTGGCTAATTTCCTCTATGCCAATAACTTCTTTGATTTCGGGTATGAAGGATGTTCCCCAAGAAGTTATTTCGGCAATTAAAAAATTGAGATTTAGAAACACTCTGCTTGTATATCTTTTAATTGAGGGCAAAGATATTTTTCCTGATCAATGGTTATATATTCATGATCCAACTGTTCTACATGGTAGGATAACTAATTTTAGAAATTGGTCCCCAGATATTGTTAATGAAAATGGCACTACTGTAATTTGTATGGAATTCTGGTGTTTCGAAGATGATGATATTTGGAGGATGCAAGAGGAGGATTTAATAAATTTGGCTTCTAAAGAAGTTTCGAAAATAGGGCTGATTAAGAAAGAAAAAATTTTGGAAGGTAAATTAGTTAAGATTCCAAAATGTTATCCAATGTATGAAAGAGGCTATAAAGAAAATCTTAATATTGTTATTGAATTCTTAAACAAAATTGATGGTTTGATTCCTATTGGAAGATATGGATCTTTCAAATATAATAATCAGGATCATTCTATACTTATGGGCATTATGGCAGCTGAGTCAGTAGCTATCAATAAATCTCCAAATCTTTGGGAAATAAATACTGATTCAAAGTATCAGGAGGCAGGAGATTCTTCAGATATTTCAAATACCTAA
- the galE gene encoding UDP-glucose 4-epimerase GalE: MRNKCKWMIVGGAGYIGSHVSRCFIDNDLDVVIVDNLVTGIKQRIPENVKLFNLNCENHSKLKKYILENKIDGIVHLAAFKQARESCIDPLKYWDNNVRSTLGIVKAIKNTNVRYLIFSSSCSVYGQGGEVQEDSKLDPISPYGWTKFVSEQIIQNCADQLNFSFISLRYFNVIGNDNFPMAFDNSEECLVPKIYKAIINKKLPKVFGTDFETSDGTAIRDYIDVRDLSYIHFLAAKHLMESKKNLNKFFNVGSGKPVSVLEIINSFSRLLAIKIMYEDVGRNPADPSKVWANNEKFFRNFGWQPKHSIDSSIKSFLESPEIKEELDKLFNSRS; this comes from the coding sequence ATGAGAAATAAATGTAAGTGGATGATAGTTGGAGGCGCTGGCTATATTGGATCACATGTATCTAGATGTTTTATAGATAATGATTTAGATGTGGTAATAGTTGATAATTTAGTTACTGGTATTAAACAAAGAATTCCTGAAAATGTAAAACTCTTCAATCTTAACTGCGAAAATCATAGTAAATTAAAAAAATATATCTTAGAGAATAAAATTGATGGAATAGTTCATCTTGCTGCATTTAAACAAGCAAGAGAATCATGCATAGATCCTCTAAAATACTGGGATAATAATGTAAGGTCTACTTTAGGAATAGTAAAAGCCATCAAAAATACTAATGTTAGATACTTGATATTCAGTAGCTCTTGTTCTGTTTATGGTCAAGGAGGAGAAGTCCAAGAAGATAGTAAGCTTGACCCTATAAGTCCATATGGGTGGACAAAATTTGTTTCTGAACAAATAATTCAAAATTGTGCTGATCAACTTAATTTTTCTTTTATTAGTCTACGTTACTTTAACGTCATAGGAAATGATAATTTCCCAATGGCTTTTGATAATAGTGAAGAATGCCTAGTCCCCAAAATTTATAAAGCAATTATAAATAAGAAATTACCAAAGGTATTTGGGACTGATTTTGAAACTTCTGATGGTACTGCAATAAGAGATTATATTGATGTAAGAGATTTGAGCTATATTCATTTTCTTGCTGCTAAACACTTAATGGAAAGTAAAAAAAACTTAAATAAATTTTTTAACGTAGGTTCAGGTAAACCAGTTTCTGTTTTAGAAATTATTAATTCTTTTTCTAGATTATTAGCAATAAAAATAATGTATGAAGATGTAGGTAGGAATCCGGCTGATCCTAGTAAGGTTTGGGCAAATAATGAAAAGTTTTTTAGGAATTTCGGCTGGCAACCAAAACACAGTATTGATTCTTCTATTAAATCCTTTTTAGAAAGTCCAGAAATAAAAGAGGAACTTGATAAATTATTTAATTCAAGATCATGA
- a CDS encoding class I SAM-dependent methyltransferase — translation MSNIKSMSEKYFDKNAQKYTEDYYLSQIRHPKWQRQKTIEKLVKKFFKSSSCKILNLGCGPGLLEEDLSSFGFFGIGIDSSPAMINLAKNRSLEKNFSDKWQFFVGDCEKTKLNSGEFDCVIASGLIEYMPSDEKLLKEVKRLLKDDGILILNITNLFGWSTCLNRIGHYLKKSNKIVSIANFIKKEFFKEKVTVNKLNFNPRKHFPALFIRRANINGFELLFSEYQGFTVLPSPLDLIFNVIPGDLNNKLDFLKKTPLKFIGASNLLAMRKK, via the coding sequence ATGAGTAATATTAAATCTATGTCAGAAAAATACTTTGACAAAAATGCTCAAAAATATACAGAAGATTACTACCTAAGTCAAATTAGACACCCTAAGTGGCAAAGACAAAAAACAATAGAGAAATTAGTTAAGAAATTTTTTAAATCATCTTCTTGCAAAATTCTAAACTTAGGATGTGGGCCAGGTCTTCTAGAAGAAGACCTTTCATCATTTGGATTTTTTGGAATAGGTATAGATTCATCGCCCGCAATGATAAACCTTGCAAAAAACAGATCATTGGAAAAAAATTTTTCAGATAAGTGGCAATTTTTTGTTGGAGATTGTGAAAAGACAAAATTAAATTCAGGTGAGTTTGATTGTGTTATTGCCTCTGGGTTAATTGAATATATGCCAAGTGATGAAAAACTTCTCAAAGAAGTGAAAAGATTATTGAAAGATGACGGAATATTAATATTAAATATTACTAATCTTTTTGGATGGTCAACTTGTCTAAATAGAATTGGCCACTATTTAAAAAAATCTAACAAGATAGTTAGTATCGCTAATTTTATAAAAAAAGAATTTTTCAAGGAAAAAGTTACAGTCAATAAATTGAATTTTAACCCAAGAAAACATTTCCCAGCACTATTTATTAGAAGAGCAAATATAAATGGCTTTGAATTATTATTTTCAGAATATCAAGGCTTTACAGTTCTACCATCACCTTTAGATCTTATATTTAATGTAATCCCTGGAGATTTAAATAATAAACTAGATTTCCTAAAAAAAACCCCACTAAAGTTTATAGGTGCTAGTAATCTTTTAGCTATGAGAAAAAAATAA
- a CDS encoding NAD-dependent epimerase/dehydratase family protein gives MQNFQTRVKNIVNYINNSGLNSFKDFYDGKTVLVTGGAGGIGSNLIIFLSQLVGENGKIVVLDNLSANRTKSNWNIYPASNILFVQGDIRNNIDLQRCFRERIEIVFHLAAFFANQNSIDYPGNSADVDIKGLINILDYSTICNVKRFIYASSGCAIYGSYPELPLKEDFISMHLTTPYQINKMAGEMYCNYYLHHFNLPIVNCRFFNSYGPGEVPGQYRNVIPNFMYWMKKSIEIPLTGDGSETRDFTYVYDLCQGLIKAGFETRAIGQNFNLASGKEVKIMDLINKVGKAFGKDYKIVKRPRRKWDTKPRLLASIKKAKDLINYEPIIEFNKGLEETFSWYHENWEFIEELADFKPGMNSAVRKRI, from the coding sequence ATGCAAAATTTTCAAACTAGAGTAAAAAATATAGTAAATTATATTAACAATTCTGGATTAAATTCTTTTAAGGATTTTTATGATGGTAAGACAGTCTTAGTTACAGGAGGAGCTGGTGGTATCGGGAGTAATTTAATTATATTTTTAAGCCAATTAGTAGGAGAAAATGGAAAGATAGTTGTTTTGGATAATCTTTCAGCAAATAGAACAAAGTCAAATTGGAATATTTACCCCGCATCTAATATACTTTTTGTTCAGGGTGATATAAGAAATAATATAGATTTACAGAGATGCTTTAGAGAAAGAATTGAAATTGTATTTCATTTGGCTGCTTTTTTTGCTAACCAAAACAGTATTGATTATCCAGGAAATTCAGCTGATGTAGATATTAAAGGACTAATAAATATTTTAGATTATTCAACAATTTGCAATGTTAAAAGATTTATTTATGCTTCAAGTGGATGTGCGATTTATGGTTCTTATCCAGAGCTACCTTTGAAAGAAGATTTTATAAGTATGCATTTAACTACACCTTATCAAATAAATAAAATGGCAGGAGAAATGTACTGCAACTATTATCTTCACCACTTTAATTTGCCAATAGTAAATTGCAGATTCTTTAATTCATATGGTCCAGGTGAAGTTCCAGGGCAATATCGCAATGTAATTCCAAATTTTATGTATTGGATGAAAAAATCTATTGAAATACCCCTAACTGGAGATGGTTCAGAAACAAGAGATTTTACATATGTTTATGATTTGTGTCAGGGTCTTATTAAGGCAGGTTTTGAGACCAGAGCAATAGGACAAAATTTTAATTTGGCTTCTGGTAAAGAAGTTAAAATTATGGATTTAATTAATAAGGTTGGAAAGGCGTTTGGAAAGGATTATAAAATTGTTAAAAGGCCAAGAAGAAAATGGGATACAAAGCCAAGATTATTAGCATCAATTAAAAAGGCTAAGGATTTAATTAATTATGAACCAATAATTGAATTTAATAAAGGCCTTGAAGAGACTTTCAGTTGGTATCATGAAAATTGGGAATTTATCGAAGAGTTAGCCGATTTCAAACCAGGAATGAATTCAGCTGTAAGAAAGAGAATTTAA
- a CDS encoding nucleotide sugar dehydrogenase → MKNKFIKNICCIGAGYVGGPTMSVIAFNCPELRVDVVDINKERIEAWNSEDFSKLPIFEPGLEDIIKKCRGVNLFFSNNVEESISKADIIFISVNTPTKKKGIGAGFASDLKWVESSARQIAKFARNHTVVVEKSTLPVKTAETIKSILNSSEQNEGINKMNIQNNQKSFSIVSNPEFLAEGTAINDLQKPDRVLIGGEDHYSIDLISDIYQNWVDKEKIITTNLWSSELSKLVSNAFLAQRISSINSISAICEATGANINEVAKAIGTDTRIGSKFLQPGPGFGGSCFKKDILNLVYLCKFYGLNEVADYWEQVVDINQWQQNRISSLVIRNLFGTLSNKKLAVYGFSFKANTNDTRESPSINVSINLLQEGAKLSFYDPKVSEKQILSEFENNINEKNVLVNNTALKAAEGADAIIVLTEWEEFNHLDWEDIFKIMRKPAWVFDTRVFLDKQYLKNIGFKVWSLGT, encoded by the coding sequence ATGAAAAATAAATTTATTAAAAATATTTGCTGTATAGGTGCAGGATATGTAGGTGGCCCAACTATGTCAGTAATTGCCTTTAATTGTCCTGAATTAAGAGTTGATGTAGTAGATATTAATAAGGAAAGAATAGAGGCATGGAATAGCGAAGATTTTTCCAAACTCCCTATTTTTGAGCCTGGATTAGAAGATATTATAAAAAAATGTAGAGGTGTAAATCTTTTTTTCTCAAATAATGTGGAAGAAAGTATATCTAAGGCAGATATTATATTTATCTCAGTAAATACTCCAACAAAGAAAAAAGGAATTGGTGCAGGTTTCGCAAGTGATTTGAAATGGGTTGAATCTTCTGCACGACAAATAGCAAAATTTGCAAGAAATCATACAGTTGTTGTAGAAAAAAGTACTTTGCCCGTCAAAACTGCTGAAACAATAAAATCTATATTGAATTCATCAGAACAAAATGAAGGGATTAATAAGATGAATATCCAGAATAATCAAAAATCTTTTTCAATAGTATCCAATCCAGAATTTTTGGCTGAAGGAACTGCTATTAATGATCTCCAAAAGCCTGATAGAGTTTTGATTGGGGGCGAGGATCATTATTCAATTGATTTAATTTCAGATATATATCAAAATTGGGTAGATAAAGAAAAAATAATAACTACAAATTTATGGAGTTCAGAATTATCAAAATTAGTTTCTAATGCTTTTTTGGCTCAAAGAATTTCATCTATAAATTCTATTTCTGCAATTTGTGAAGCAACTGGGGCAAATATTAATGAAGTAGCAAAAGCTATTGGAACTGATACGCGAATAGGTAGTAAATTTTTACAACCTGGACCGGGCTTTGGAGGAAGTTGTTTTAAAAAAGATATTTTGAATCTTGTTTATTTGTGCAAATTTTATGGATTAAATGAAGTAGCAGATTACTGGGAGCAAGTAGTTGATATTAATCAATGGCAACAAAATAGAATATCATCCTTGGTAATAAGAAATTTATTTGGAACTTTATCAAATAAGAAACTAGCAGTATATGGATTCTCTTTTAAGGCAAATACGAATGATACAAGAGAATCACCAAGTATAAATGTTTCAATAAACTTACTTCAAGAAGGAGCAAAGTTGAGTTTTTACGACCCTAAAGTTAGTGAAAAGCAAATTTTGTCAGAGTTCGAAAATAATATAAATGAAAAAAATGTTTTAGTAAATAATACAGCATTAAAAGCTGCTGAAGGTGCAGATGCAATTATTGTTTTGACCGAATGGGAAGAATTTAATCATCTAGATTGGGAAGATATTTTCAAGATAATGAGAAAACCTGCTTGGGTATTTGACACTAGAGTTTTTCTCGATAAACAATATTTAAAAAATATTGGTTTTAAGGTTTGGTCATTAGGAACTTAA
- a CDS encoding polysaccharide deacetylase family protein — translation MIDNLKLRNVFSSLAYRIFFSKKKSLKNKVVALDYHYFTDNPIIYPKLGLEVSYSALDKQLKIFSEFFEPLETDFALRTFVKKKSNNSKPGILISIDDADKSIKYALKYFIKYQIPITLFVPVGLCIDKNEEDGIKSRILCRYRELFPSSERLTLNEKSKFFDRIINSSFQELYEYELKLGSPKKENNITASRELLSLKEIEEISKNPLVTIASHSMSHNSLAELPDNWLKWEIKKSKQYIKDLQGKYDLFAYPFGHNQSYNLKVKKILQEEGIKYAFTTSSKIIEKNSDLLSLGRAPMLNFDNKDYVFGSAYGAFHYWDKILQR, via the coding sequence ATGATCGACAATCTCAAACTAAGAAATGTTTTTAGTAGTCTGGCATATAGAATTTTTTTTTCCAAAAAGAAAAGTTTAAAAAATAAAGTAGTAGCTCTTGATTATCATTATTTTACCGATAATCCAATAATTTATCCTAAATTGGGATTAGAGGTATCTTACTCTGCATTGGATAAACAACTCAAAATCTTTTCAGAATTTTTCGAACCATTAGAAACTGATTTTGCTTTAAGAACCTTTGTTAAAAAAAAATCAAATAATAGTAAGCCTGGGATTTTAATATCTATTGACGATGCTGATAAATCAATCAAATATGCTTTAAAATATTTTATCAAATATCAAATACCAATAACCCTATTTGTTCCTGTAGGTTTATGTATAGATAAAAATGAAGAGGATGGCATAAAAAGCAGAATTTTATGCCGATATCGTGAATTATTTCCAAGCAGTGAAAGATTAACATTAAACGAAAAATCAAAATTTTTTGATCGAATAATAAATTCTAGTTTCCAAGAGTTGTACGAATACGAATTGAAACTAGGATCTCCAAAAAAAGAAAATAACATTACTGCCTCAAGAGAATTACTTTCCTTGAAGGAAATCGAAGAAATTTCAAAAAATCCCTTAGTAACAATTGCTTCTCACTCTATGAGTCATAATTCACTAGCCGAACTTCCTGATAACTGGCTTAAGTGGGAGATTAAAAAATCTAAACAATACATAAAAGATTTGCAAGGCAAATATGATCTATTTGCTTATCCTTTTGGGCATAATCAATCATATAATTTAAAAGTAAAAAAAATTCTTCAAGAAGAGGGAATAAAATATGCATTCACAACAAGTTCCAAAATAATAGAAAAGAACTCAGATCTTTTATCTTTAGGAAGAGCACCAATGTTGAATTTTGATAATAAAGATTATGTTTTTGGTTCCGCTTACGGAGCTTTTCATTATTGGGATAAAATATTACAAAGATAA
- the wecB gene encoding non-hydrolyzing UDP-N-acetylglucosamine 2-epimerase, with amino-acid sequence MKKIFSIVGARPHFIKAAPLMEILSESKLELKTIHTGQHYDTNMSDIFFDQLKLPTPQINLGVGSGTHATQTSQVMTGVEKILIDEKPDFVIVYGDTNSTLGATLAAAKLYIPIIHVEGGVRCENKKMPEEINRAIIDKLAFYNACPSQLAVDNLHKEGIFNSANFVGDFMFDTYCLARSQIKNPNNLIEKYNIHPKKFILSTIHREESTKSYSRLESILNLFSNLDYPVILPLHPRTKNFLTSNGYNFESNMNLKIIEPLGYLEMIYLLINAKLVITDSGGLTKESFWSSVPCITLMDVTTWPETVDLGWNILAGLNTNKIEDSISKFIKNPPNTSTELLNPYGDKGSALRMVKDLNWI; translated from the coding sequence ATGAAAAAGATTTTCTCTATAGTAGGCGCTAGACCACACTTTATAAAAGCAGCTCCATTAATGGAAATTTTAAGTGAGTCAAAATTAGAATTGAAAACTATTCATACAGGTCAACATTATGATACTAATATGTCTGATATATTTTTTGATCAGCTTAAATTACCAACTCCTCAAATAAATTTAGGAGTTGGATCTGGTACTCATGCCACCCAAACCTCTCAAGTTATGACTGGAGTTGAGAAAATACTAATAGATGAAAAGCCAGATTTCGTTATTGTTTATGGGGATACCAATTCAACATTAGGTGCTACTTTAGCAGCAGCAAAATTATATATTCCAATTATCCATGTTGAAGGAGGTGTTCGATGTGAAAATAAGAAAATGCCAGAAGAAATAAATAGGGCAATTATTGATAAGTTAGCATTTTATAATGCTTGTCCTAGTCAGTTAGCAGTTGATAATCTTCATAAAGAAGGTATTTTTAATAGTGCAAATTTTGTTGGTGACTTTATGTTTGATACTTATTGTTTAGCGAGATCACAAATAAAAAATCCTAATAATCTTATAGAAAAATATAATATTCACCCTAAAAAATTTATCCTTTCAACTATTCACAGAGAGGAGTCAACAAAATCCTATTCAAGATTAGAGTCGATTCTTAATTTATTCTCAAACCTTGATTATCCAGTTATTTTGCCTTTACATCCAAGAACAAAAAACTTCCTAACTTCAAATGGCTATAATTTCGAATCAAATATGAATTTAAAAATCATTGAACCTTTAGGATACCTAGAAATGATTTATCTACTTATAAATGCTAAATTAGTAATAACTGATTCAGGTGGATTAACAAAAGAATCATTCTGGTCATCAGTTCCTTGTATTACTCTCATGGATGTGACTACTTGGCCAGAAACTGTTGATTTAGGCTGGAATATATTAGCAGGATTAAATACGAATAAGATTGAAGATTCTATTTCAAAATTTATTAAAAACCCACCAAATACTTCAACTGAATTACTAAATCCCTATGGAGATAAAGGTTCAGCACTTAGAATGGTAAAGGATTTAAATTGGATATAA
- a CDS encoding pectate lyase, translating into MNKIKTPWGSISTEVSLLPIYYLIFIYGFVYILPYGKILIGVSWFDWLRSEDGPLEWLQFFEYALSSLISFLIYFKIKNKRSINSIIWLIIGSSCFFIAGEEISWGERIFGYSIESLAELSIQGETNLHNLPFFHNYLLDPVLQIICLFLGWVGWRKWPNLTSLPSKKFSLFFLIISLYFFYYEVSWFSTVQHIRNDQEIFELLLPSGLFLHCWEFFKNLFRN; encoded by the coding sequence ATGAATAAAATAAAAACTCCTTGGGGATCAATATCAACAGAGGTTAGTTTATTGCCCATATATTATCTAATATTTATATATGGTTTTGTTTATATTCTCCCTTATGGAAAAATTTTGATAGGAGTAAGTTGGTTTGACTGGCTAAGAAGTGAGGATGGTCCACTTGAATGGCTTCAGTTTTTTGAATATGCATTATCATCATTAATATCTTTTTTAATTTACTTTAAAATAAAAAACAAAAGATCAATAAATTCCATTATTTGGTTGATTATTGGCTCATCCTGTTTTTTTATCGCTGGAGAAGAAATAAGTTGGGGAGAGCGAATTTTTGGTTATAGTATTGAATCATTAGCAGAATTGAGCATACAGGGTGAAACTAATTTGCATAATCTCCCTTTTTTTCATAATTATCTTCTAGATCCAGTATTACAAATAATATGTCTTTTTTTAGGATGGGTGGGATGGAGAAAATGGCCAAATTTAACTTCTTTACCTAGCAAAAAATTCAGCTTATTTTTCCTAATAATATCTTTATATTTCTTTTATTATGAGGTCTCTTGGTTTTCAACAGTCCAGCACATCAGAAATGATCAAGAAATTTTTGAACTTTTGCTTCCTTCAGGATTATTTTTACATTGCTGGGAATTTTTTAAAAATTTATTTAGAAATTAA